The Salmo trutta chromosome 6, fSalTru1.1, whole genome shotgun sequence genomic sequence GTAATCATTGTGAGGAACAAGAACAGAGGGATAAACAGTGGCACACGCTTGCCTTGTACTGTTGCTAGCCTGCTTTCCAACCAATCGGAAGGGGATTTGAGTTGTGTGTTGCTGGTGTAGGCAGAGCAAGATGAGAAGGGTGACGGTCATGACCTCACTAATCATATTAGCTGAGTGTTGACTGAACCCCTTGTGACACTGGTCCACTTCTGTTGTCCCAAAACGTTACCCCCTAAACACAGATCTTGAATAAGTTTACCTCCTCACTCTCCAACTTCAATTATTTCAAGTGGATCCATTTTGGTTAGGTCATAGCATTGTGACGTTTTTAAATATGTTTGTCATAATCTTATTTTTTCATCctttttttttcccccttctcGCTCTTTTTTTGCCAGGTCCCGCCTGGGTTGCCAGATCTGCCTGACCAGGTCCCTGGAAGGCATGACAGCGAGGGTGCCTGAGAGTGTGGCAGACATCCGACAGAGTGGAGACGGGTCCTCATAATGGCAACCCCAGACCAGAGTAATAGATGTACTGAAATTTGCCCAAATCAATGCTTTATTTCAACACTAGCATGACCAAATAATGTCCAATTCTAAGTGGTATAAGTGCTGGTATAAATGGAAGATACTGTATTTATAGAGATTAAGAGATATTAACATTTGAATGAGTCCCCATCATCAGTTTTACATTGACTTTATACagggaacaatgggaaagttggCAAATAATTCCTCTGTGCCAAGCAGGTTCTGGAGAATGGAAGGTTTAGATGGAAGTCTCCAGTCAGCCCCCCCAAGTCCTTAACGGTTGTGAAGTAGTATTTACTGAACAGAAATATTATTGCAACAATCTCAAagattttaatgagttacagttcatatgaggaaatctgtcaattgaaataaatatattaggccctaatctatggatttcacatggctgggaatacagatatgcatctgttagttaTAGATATTTTAAtagaaatgggcctcacaatgggcctcgggatctcatcacggtctttctgtgcattcaaattgccatcgataaaatgcaattgtttttgttgtctttaacttatgcctgcccataccataaccccactgccaccatggggcactctgttcacaacgttgacatcagcaaaccgctcgacgCCATAcacggtctgcggttgtgaggccggttggccgttctgccaaattctctaaaacgacattggaggcagcttatgttaGAGAGATGAACATtctattctctggcaacagctctggtggaccttCCTGCGTTCAgcctgccaattgcacgctccttcaaacttgagacatctgtgacatagAGTTGTGTGACGAAACTGCACATTGTACAGtaaccttttattgtccccaggtcaaggtgcacctgtgtaatgatcatgctgtttaatcagtttcttgatatgccacaccggtcaggtggatagataatcttggcaaaggagaaatgctcaccaacagggatgtaaacaaatgtatgcacacaatttgagagaaataacctttttgtgcatatggaacatttctgggatcttttatttcagcttatgaaacatgggaccaatattttacatgttgcatttatattttggttctgTGTAGATGTTCTCCAGTGAATGTAAGGGGTAATGATCACTTTCATAGTCCACTACCTCCCTGGTGAGTACTTAGAAATAACACATTCAAATAGTTGTTTTTTGTGCTATTACCAATACACGTTACCAATTGTATTGAGTTCTTTAAAATAAGTACCAAGAAGTGCAGCTTGTCACCATGTCGTTTCTGAGTAAATACCAGAGGAAACAGGATTGTAAAGTCACCCATCCAGACTTCAGAATGACACCCATTAATATGGACAGAGGCAAGACTGGTTAGGATGCCTTATCTTGTCATTTCTATGGCCACCCTAGCCTTTGTTTTATCAAGTTGTGTACCCTTACTGTCTTTAGTGTTGTCCTACCACTCGTGTAACCAAATATTCATTTCATATTCCACGTGATTGTAAATAGCACTCATCTGTgtatagtcagagaaatgctgtaTTAAAATAGACTATTTCTAATTAGTCTGATTTCTCTGTCTGTCCCATGTCCTGTTGTTGGCTCTGAAGAGAAACCACTCTCAAGGGAATATACTATTATACTAACATTATGTATTGCACAACCATAGAAAATGGATCCTCCAACATGTTCTTTAATGAGAAAATGACACACAGCAGGAAGGGATATTACTTCAGTCCTTCATATGCTTCACTCTTAATGTATActgaaaaaatataaacgcaacatgcgacaatttccaagattttactgagttacagttcatatgaggaaatctgtcaatttaaataacaaaattaggccctaatctatggatttcacatgactgggaatacagatatgcacctgttggtcacagatactttaaaAGAAATGGGCCTTGGGATCTCAttacggtatttctgtgcattcaaatagcTGTcgattaaaatgcaattgtgtttgtttgtctgtagcttatgcctgcccataccataaccctactgccaccatggggcattctgttcacaacgttgacattagcaaaccgctcgcccacatgacgccatacacatggcctacggttgtgaggccggttggctgttctgccaaattctctaaaactacgttggaggcagcttatggtagagaaattaacattctattctctggcaacagctctggtggaccttcctgcagtcagcatgccaattgcacgcgccCTCAAACTTGAGACTTCTGTGACGTGTGACAAAACCActttttagagtggtcttttattgtccccaacacaaggtgcacctgtgtaatgatcatgctgtttaatcagcttcttgatatgccacacctggcaggtggattgattatcttggcaaaggtgaaatgctcactaacagcgatgtaaacacatttttgagaaataatatttttgtacatatgtgaaaatgtctgggatcttttatttaagctcatgaaccatgggaccaacactttacattttgcatttatatatatttttttttactttactttgGGAAGAGTCCGTTTTCAAACAATAGAACCAGAATATGTTGATTTGGTATGCCTGCTAATCTCTTTCCAAACAGGAACCACATACAATCGACATCCGGGTTGGGAAACTGGCGGCCCGTGGCTCCCCTTTTGtagacaaaaaaaatatatttcattttgGGTGGGGAGTCAATTTACTGTTGAGCGTTATAATAGTAGAATACACGAGGTGCaatttagaaatgtggttgtgcatcagtagctttcctcttgttatgtcagtcactgacagtcaccctgatctacattttatatttcctcttgttatgtcagtcactgacagtcaccctgatctacattttatatttcctcttgttatgtcagtcactgacagtcaccctgatctacattttatatttcctcttgttatgtcagtcactgacagtcacccTGATCTACATTTTGTAGATATTATTAGCTGGATCTATGTTGGAAGTTACTGCGCTAGGCTAACTGGTTGGCAACATGGCAGAATGAATCAGATAAGTTCTTACATCAGTCATTCAGAACAGTTTGGCATCAAACTGGCATTCTGGAGTCCCCAGGGTGCACCAGCCCTGCTGATTGAGGTGACAGTGGGTGATTGGCTGAACTTGAGTTCAGTGGGGTTTGGGTGTAATTGACTTTAATACAAACTTCAAAAGACATTTTCCCAGGTGCTACTGGACAGAGAACATTTCAGAGAAAACGAAACAACGGCACCATTAGTCTTACTAGCCAAGGTGGTTTATTTTAGGATCTGATTATCTTATGCATTACACATCAAACGAGATTAGTAGCCAGTTTAATAAAGCAGCGGCGGTATCTGCCAGCTTGTACAATCTCAATACAGCGTGTACACTTTAAACATTATAAAGCATCCTTTGGGCACAAATACAAAGAGAACAAAGCACAATTAATGGTGTAGAAAGCTATGTGAAAATGCACATAACACAATTGGCAGCAATTATTATGAAATGAATACCTTCAAATGTAGAAAAGAAGCAAACAATCATACTGCATATGCTGTAAATTTACCGTACAGATTATATAATTCATGTATACTTCTCAGACACAAACGCACCGATACAAacatagggctctattcaatccgcatcGTGGAAGTTAagctttacagcgtgattgaaatttaaaggcaacgttccCGCTTTAGTGGCGACTgcgttcacggtaaacgctgcatactgcatgtcagctcaatcggaaatgacctttacatttctatcgctGAATCAGTAACGCTTCAGCGATACAGAGTGAATGGAGCACatctctcagacacacagacatcctgccacatatacagtacagatTGAAATACAGAGTTTTCGAAATCTTTTGAGGAACCTCTACAGCTGTAAGCTTAAATcactttgctttgtcattgtcaACATTGATTCATTGGCAGTCGAGATCGTCtttgttatttacaaaatactGTCAATGCAAAATCACAGCCTCACATACACTGTCTAAATATGACACGGTTTAGTAAGGAATTTTTGTTTAGAAGTAAACGTTTTAGTAATCTTATACTGATCATAGGCAGTCCACTGCAAGGGTCCCTGTGAATAATCTCACATGTAATCCAACCAAATAGCATGATCCCTAAAGtacatttgttgacttctgcgaTCTAAAACGACACATTACATAATCTGAAACTACTCTTCCCTCGCTAGTCCTAATACGTACATGATACATTCACTTCAGTGAGCTCTTTTAGTAGAATCTATAATAATATATAAGAGTCTTATTACCAATTGATTCTGAAAAGCAAAGTGCATTGTAAGTATAGGAATGTTTGTCCACAATAAGCAGAAGGTTGTTATATCTGATTCTCATAAGCGCTATGTTTTGGTTCTGTTATGGTCCTAAATGACTCTACCTGTACATTCACAGCTGTATGTAGAATGTAGAAGCATTTAGTGTGACTGTTCACAACCAGTGATGGTCTCACACGTAGGACTCTTCAGCAAAGAGCAGTTGGTCAAAGTCAGGCTCCAGCATGGGATCACTACACCTCCTGAGGCGCTCCCTCTGCCCCTGAATCAGGGCTAGCGCCACCTGCTGACCACTATGGGGATTGCTGTGCGTGTGAGACGAGAAATAGTCCCTCACAGCCTTGGTGGCAGAGGGAGACAGGCAAAACTTCGGAGCCCCGCTTCGGTCCGTGTCGGACACCTTCAACCCCAGGTCTTGGGACCCGTCCACTGACTTTGACCTCTGACCCAGTTTGGCCTCTCTGTGAAACCTCTCCGGGTGTGAGGCCTTATCCAGAACCAGGGCTTCGCCTAGATGTGCTGCCCCAGGCTCAGAGCTCCGGCGCTGGGAACATCTGCCTCCGGAGAGACCCTCCATGCCTGGGGCTAGGGAGTGGGACTTCTGCCTGGCTAGGGACAAGCTGGGTCCACCCTGCCCAAAGAACACATGTTGGGGAGGGGTACGGCTACCCTGGTTTGTGACATCATATCCTGTGTTGCTCGCTGCGCAGGCCCGGCTGTGTATCTCTCTCAGTTCTTTGACAGTGAGGGGTCTGTCTGTCGATTGGTAGCAGGGAGAGCGGCAGGAGTGGAAATGCTCCTGGGACCTCTGGCGCGATGGTGGGCTCACCGAGCCTTGACTGGATCTTCGGTACTTGGTCACCCTGCCGCGATTCTGCAACCCTCCTGCCTTTGGGGGGCAGCTGGCCAGGCTGGACTTGGGGGGGTCCTCAGACGACTGTTTCAGCCCTCCTTTATCCTGATATGACTTGCTAGTGGGGAGAGTGTTATTAGTGGAACccacctacagagagagaaagataaattatgagtctgtgtgagagagagacattccATGAATGAACAGCATTAATAAACAACCACATGTAATGAAACTCACCACACCCCCCTCATCCTCCTGCTGCGACAGCGACAGTCTGCGGCCTCTCTTCAACCAGGTGTTGGAATGGAGCCCCCTGCAGCCCTTCAGAGTACCCCAGGAAGGGATCTCCTTCGGCGGGGAGATATTGGGACTGAGCCCCTGGCCTGGAGCCGGGGTGGGGATGGGTAGACTATGGGTTGAAGTAGGGGAAGATATGGGGGTTAGAGGGACAGGAGGGCCAGGAGGGGCAGGAGGGACTGGAGGGGCAGGGGAGGGAGTCAATCTTGCGGCGTTGGGTCCCGCCCTGGGTTGCCAGAATGGAGCGGACTGGATGCTggagtgggagaggaggctgTCCAGGGAGTCCACTGAGGAGCGTGTGGGGATGGGGGAGGTGGGCGGCGAAGAGAGACTGGAGTTGCTCGCGTCCCGGCGTCGCGTCTGTGCACCTTGTGACCCCgaaccctcacacacacccttacTGCCATTCCACTCCCCAGTGTGTGTGGGTCCGTGTGTCTGTCCATCCTTCCGTAAGCTGTGAAACATCTCCCCACCTCCAGCCAGGTCATCGATGCTGCCCAGCCTGTCTGTGTTCCCTGCCAGTCGCGCCACAAAGCTGGACACAGAGTACCCTATGGCCGGCTCTGAGcacctcctcccccccctccgaGGAGCTGGGGGGCTGGGACAGGAGGAGCGGGGCGCAGCTGGGCTGAGTTTCCTGGTCCTGCCTCGGGCTGGGGTTGAGGGCTGGAGGAGGTTGCCAGATCCAGGTTGTGTGATCGTATCACGGTGGTGGTGGTTGCCAGATTGGGGGTCTGTGGTGTCGGGGTCTGTGTCCAGGTCGGGCTGCTCCAGGTCGCAGTCACTCAGGGTGAGGACCGAGTCCAGGCTGCCCTGCAGGGGCTTGGCTCTCCAGCGTCGCCGTGAGGTGTGGAGGCATGGAGACTCACTGCTGTCATCATTCAGCATGTTCTCCAGGCTGTCATAAGACGAGTCGGTCAGGTGGAAGGAAGACACGTCtgtggagagaatgagagagatggaggtggacagagagaaagaggagaaaattAGATGGTGTGTGTTTTTCAGCAGGGGAATATTtgcatcaacagagatgttagtgtgtgtgtgtgtgtgtgtgtgtgagatacctGATTCGGCACGTTTCCGGGGTAGACCTCCAAACACAGAGGTGACATCCTCTCCCAGGACCTCCTGGCAGTGTTCTATCATATACCTGACCAGGTCACACACCTAGGGACAGGACAGGGGACAGGTCTTAACCTGGAGGGACTCCTACAGACACTGAGCTCTATGTATCTTTTTATTAGGCCTTGAGTTAAACAAATAACTAGCGTTTAAGACATCGCGTTTTTCTCCTGAGAAGTTGCGAAATCAGTCTCCAAGATAGAGAAGTGAGTCTATTCTTAGGACAAAGGGCTTCACAGCTTTCTAACTGTATGAAACAGGAACGCAGGAGTGACGTGAGTGATGGGAATTTACCAGATAACCTACTCAGAGAAAGAACAATCTATTCCGAGTAGGTTGGACATTCTGTTGATATGGTGATGAACTGACACAAATACAGCACCAAAATGGCTCTGATGGTTACATTGAAGTTGCTCTGTCTGTATTTTCAGTCTCAGCATGCGAGATAAGCTTCTAAGGGCTATTGAACTGGCTATGGAACACATGAACTTACTTGTAACCTAAGACTTTGTTGCATAATACATTTTTGCAATGTTAGCAGAGCCGTCAGACAAATCTGTTAGCCATAGAATTAGAATTAACTGCTACACTTTCAGAGAAAAAACAACACCCATTGTGAGGGAAGgggtagaatgtgtgtgtgtgtgtgtgtgtgtgtgtgtgtgtgtgtgtgtgtgtgtgtgtgtgtgcatcgcaAGATGAGTGTGAGAACAGTGCTGACCCTGCAGGCTGAAGGAAACGCGTTCCATATCTCCTAGCGAGCCCGTTGTGTTTCCAGCTACCGTCTCATTATTGTTAAGTTCCCAGCTACATGTTAACTGTTACTCTACTGTGGTTTTCCAGTGTTTGAGTGACCATTCACTAGGTTACAGGATAAAGGCTTAAGTGGAGCCTAGCCTAGATAAAGGTTAGGGGTCAAGGGAAAGTGCTTATGTGCATTACCCCTCCAGTCGTCCCCTCACCTTCTTGGcgccctccccctccacctcggGGCTGCTGGGGCCCGGAGCCCAGAGCATGCTGGGAGCAATGCACACAGACAGGTTGAAGGCGTTCATCTGGTTGTCATGGGCGTTTTCCTGGATACCGTGCAGCACGGCAACCACATGGCGTAGCAACAGGGCGTTCTCTTTGGGCAGTAGACCAATCAGCCTGCAGAGAAGGAGGGTCACTGATGGGTCAAAGGTTATTATTGATTATCAAAATGTCTATTATTTACAGTTTTCCCTGACAGGAAAAACTCCAGACCctggtttgtttatttatttgtatccCTATTAGCTTTTgtagaagcagcagctactcttcctgggactacaaaaaacacaaaacatgactaGTAATaaaacactgatagacaaggacagtcacacacatttaaaatacaacaaaaatacaaatgaTACAACCTGATTTGATTTGTGTAGGTACAAGCTGCCCCTAATGACTGATACGTGGTCAGATGTTTGTCATTAGCCTGATGGTTTGATTAAGATTTAAGTAACgtggtaatctgatcctagatctgtcttAAAGGGCTACCTCTACCTCCATCAGAAGCAGTGGATCCTGGCACTCTTAAAACCCTATAGAGGAGTTTCCCTTTCATAACTAAGTCACCTGGTTCATTGCTCAGCCTGTTACTGGGCAATTCCGCCACTTATCCGAGTAGGCTACTGCTGACATAGGCGAGGATGGAAAGTGTCCGTCTACCTCGTTATATCCTGtgcctgttcctcctcctccgatTCTGCTTCCTCCATCACATCCATCCACTGTTCATAGAGGTCTGAACACAGCAGACTGCCCGGAATGTTCCGCAGGAAGTCCTGAATGTCGAGACAGAGACCAGAGTCACTAGACTGACACAATTTATAGTGGAAAAAATATACAACAGTAAAATGTCATTGAAGTTCATTTTGAGGTGAAGTTTTAGGTGGACACCTTCATTTGTTGTCATAGACTTTTAGATGTAACTGTTAATGTCTTCAGACTCATTCAGTGGATCCCTACCAGATTACCAGATTATGAGCTACAGATTAAATTTGACAACCTTATCTCTATTTAGCTATTGTTTTTGGCACAGCCTGTGCTGCATTGCTACGGGCTCGTATGTGTCACCCATAGAGATACGAGTCGATAATTGGATTGACGACAACACACCACAAGGGCACGAAAAACGGTCCAACTCCGCCCCTTTCTCAATTTTCAAACAGAAAATGGAGTGTGCCTTTGGTGGTTCATCGACGTGTCATTCTGGTCACGCTCGCCGCGACTGAcgtagctagcttgttagctaaatgtagccgctgtagctagccagtaactcccCCTGTATGTGTTGATGTCATTTCACAGGACGGAagctctagagagagagagatcggtaAGAAATTGCACTTCTGCAGCCATTTTAAAGCATTAAATGACCTGGTATGATGGTGCATTGATCAGTTATATGATTTAAGGCGGTTATTTTAGCATTTTTTGCCCAACCTCAACACTAAAGCATCAACGTGACAGCCGCATGTTTCTTTACAGCTGTAATTGATGTAATTCTGCCGCCACAGACTTCAGAGTTGTCGAGCATGTTTTAGAGAGTGCACCTTAAACACAGCAGCGATGATGAAGACGTGCTCCCGTGTCAGCGGGACATCCTGAGCCCCAGAGTCCAGTCTGTCCCTGAGTTCACGACACGCCCTCGCCCCCGCTGACCGTCGGAATATCCCCCGCGTGAACGGACCCTCGTTGTACAGGAACACCAGCatgtcctagagagagagacagagagacagagacagagagagggacagagagagagagacagagagagagagacagagagcgagagagagacaggttgcagatgagattgatacattttcaacGACTTCCTCAAATCACTGTGATGTCATTCTGACGTCACTGCGACATCATCGCCTCACTCACCATGACGGGCTTGGGCAGGGAGTTGTCCCAACAGATGGTGCTCAGCGATTGGCCGAACAGGTAGCcgggggcaggagaggagaggtttgTAGAGGAACTGTGGAGGTTAGGATTGGAGCCTTTCCAGAAAGCCCAGTTGATGAGAGAACGCCTTCGCTTGAAGGGCTTCTGAGCTGGGTCTACTGGAGAGAGATGTCAGGTCAGACAGGACGTGGTCACAACAAAGAGATCAAATCATTTGCAGTgcgacacagaggagagaggagagaaagagaagcaataaaataacaagagAAAGCGTGGACCATCAGTTACAGACCAGTAATAAACCTTTTATAGACTAGTATTAGTACATTAAGCGCCTCCTCAGTCCTCACCAATCACAGGCGTTGTTGTTGTGGAGCTGCATCGGGTCTTTAGGATGAACTGGCACTGTTTGTCCACCTGTACCTGGTCGCGGTGCAtcgccctctgtctgtctggaggtgGAACTGTGTCCCTGCGGCCCGGCTGGGACAGGGGCTCCCGCATATGACTCATCTGGATACTGAAAGGGAACTCATGACCTGGGAGAGGGTTAGGGCGTAAAGGTCAGAGATCAGAGATTTAGTTCCAGGCTAGCACTAACACACATGATTCAACACCTAATTCAACTAACACACCAGGGAATCAACCAATAGACAAGACCTTAGTTAGAATCTCACCAATGAGAGGGTAAGGGGCGTTGTCCCTCTTGGAGCTTACCCACAGCTGGTAGTCCTTCACACAGCTCTATGGAACACAGACAAAGATATTCTAAGAACCAAGATAAACAAAAACACTTGAAAAACTACATTAGTCAAGATAACAACACAAGACACAAAAAAACAGTATTGCTCGATTCTATACACACCGTGACACCAAACTGTTGAAGAGCGAGTCGGACAACCTCATTGGTTGAATCAGAGTTACTGACACCCAAGGTCTTACAGACGGCCTGAGCACAACTCCCGATGCCTTTCCCAAACACCTTCAGTGGAATGGTTTTAGGATCATCCTTTTCCTTCTCCTCTTTTATTCGACTGGAAAAACAGGAAAGTTAGGATTCAGCCCACAGGGAGAACACATACTGGACACACATCAACATACGTTTACAGTAGAAGAAACCGTGATGGCTTATCTGTTGCTCACCTTTTGAGCATGGAGAGCCATCTCTCCTTCTGGACCTCAGAGCTGGTAAAGACAAACCATAAACGTCAGAACAACAACAGCACGAGCAACCTAAACATGTCAAATAAGAACCTCAACACTTTCTACAGCAACTTATAGAACCACCTGTAAAAATGTACCAGGTTGAAATAAATACAACCTATTAAGGTCATAATGTCTATATCGGAGGAGCTACAGGAGGACGGGCTGATTgtgatggctggaatggaataaacaGAACGATATCAAACACGTCAAGCACATGGAAACCACAGGCTTGACTcagttccattaattccattctagCCATCACAATCAGCCCGtcctcctgtagctcctcccaccagcctcctctgctgtgTATATATAAGCAGTGCTTCACTGCTCAGAAATATGCAGTGCAGTGCAGACCCAGAATGTCTGTTGTGTACCTGAAGGTGACCACACAGTTGCAGGTGGGCCAGCCTATGACGAAGCTCCTCTCTGGGTTGGTGCTGCCCTCACATACGTCCTCCATGCACTGGGCTGTCCACatctcacccacacacacctgaGCCTTCATCTTGAAGTGTGTGGGAGACCTGAggatgacaaacaacagatgtcagagacacacacacaatctcccaccttcctcctccctctctcgctcttactTGGACTTGGCGATGATGAGGACGTCGGTGAAGAGGAAGAAGTCTCTGTCCTGCGTCTGCAGCCCCGTCTTCAGCGTGACGTAGCCGTGCAGGAGGAACGCCCTATCAGGACACAGGAACGACTGGACCAATGGGCACGTCTCTGGACACACAGGAACCAGGAAGCTCTCTCTGGGGAGAAAATATCAGGTATACATCCAATCTAAACACAGTTTtccagaataaataaataaatatactgctcaaaaaaataaagggaacacttaaacaacacatcctagatctgaatgaaagaaataatcttattaaatacttttttctttaaaatagttgaatgtgctgacaacaaaatcacacaaaaataatcaatggaaatccaatttatcaacccatggaggtctggatttggagtcacactcaaaattaaagcggaaaaccacactacagactgatccaactttgatgtaatgtccttaaaacaagtcaaaatgaggctcagtagtgtgtgtgtggcctccacgtgcctgtatgacctccctacaacacctgggcatgctcctgatgaggtggcggatggtctcctgagggatctcctcccagacctggactaaagcatccgccaactcctggacagtctgtggtgcaatgtggcgttggtggatggagcgagacatgatgtcccagatgtgctcaattggattcaggtctggggaacgggcgggccagtccatagcatcaatgccttcctcttgcaggaactgctgacacactccagccacatgaggtctagcattgtcttgcattaggaggaacccagggccaaccgcaccagcatatggtctcacaaggggtctgaggatctcatctcggtacctaatggcagtcaggctacctctggcgagcacatggagggctgtgcggccccccaaagaaatgccaccccacaccatgactgacccaccgccaaaccggtcatgctggaggatgttgcaggcagcagaacgttctccacggcgtctccagactctgtcacgtctgtcacgtgctcagtgtgaacctgcttcatctgtgaagagcacaaggcaccagtggcaaatttgccaatcttggtgttctctg encodes the following:
- the LOC115196300 gene encoding rho GTPase-activating protein 20 isoform X1, which codes for METMSPQQQNELSRRTSLTGESKTSTQHEHKRRMKSLSHRRQSAPSLVINKALTRSRTFSRESFLVPVCPETCPLVQSFLCPDRAFLLHGYVTLKTGLQTQDRDFFLFTDVLIIAKSKSPTHFKMKAQVCVGEMWTAQCMEDVCEGSTNPERSFVIGWPTCNCVVTFSSEVQKERWLSMLKSRIKEEKEKDDPKTIPLKVFGKGIGSCAQAVCKTLGVSNSDSTNEVVRLALQQFGVTSCVKDYQLWVSSKRDNAPYPLIGHEFPFSIQMSHMREPLSQPGRRDTVPPPDRQRAMHRDQVQVDKQCQFILKTRCSSTTTTPVIVDPAQKPFKRRRSLINWAFWKGSNPNLHSSSTNLSSPAPGYLFGQSLSTICWDNSLPKPVMDMLVFLYNEGPFTRGIFRRSAGARACRELRDRLDSGAQDVPLTREHVFIIAAVFKDFLRNIPGSLLCSDLYEQWMDVMEEAESEEEEQAQDITRLIGLLPKENALLLRHVVAVLHGIQENAHDNQMNAFNLSVCIAPSMLWAPGPSSPEVEGEGAKKVCDLVRYMIEHCQEVLGEDVTSVFGGLPRKRAESDVSSFHLTDSSYDSLENMLNDDSSESPCLHTSRRRWRAKPLQGSLDSVLTLSDCDLEQPDLDTDPDTTDPQSGNHHHRDTITQPGSGNLLQPSTPARGRTRKLSPAAPRSSCPSPPAPRRGGRRCSEPAIGYSVSSFVARLAGNTDRLGSIDDLAGGGEMFHSLRKDGQTHGPTHTGEWNGSKGVCEGSGSQGAQTRRRDASNSSLSSPPTSPIPTRSSVDSLDSLLSHSSIQSAPFWQPRAGPNAARLTPSPAPPVPPAPPGPPVPLTPISSPTSTHSLPIPTPAPGQGLSPNISPPKEIPSWGTLKGCRGLHSNTWLKRGRRLSLSQQEDEGGVVGSTNNTLPTSKSYQDKGGLKQSSEDPPKSSLASCPPKAGGLQNRGRVTKYRRSSQGSVSPPSRQRSQEHFHSCRSPCYQSTDRPLTVKELREIHSRACAASNTGYDVTNQGSRTPPQHVFFGQGGPSLSLARQKSHSLAPGMEGLSGGRCSQRRSSEPGAAHLGEALVLDKASHPERFHREAKLGQRSKSVDGSQDLGLKVSDTDRSGAPKFCLSPSATKAVRDYFSSHTHSNPHSGQQVALALIQGQRERLRRCSDPMLEPDFDQLLFAEESYV
- the LOC115196300 gene encoding rho GTPase-activating protein 20 isoform X2; translation: METMSPQQQNELSRRTSLTGESKTSTQHEHKRRMKSLSHRRQSAPSLVINKALTRSRTFSRESFLVPVCPETCPLVQSFLCPDRAFLLHGYVTLKTGLQTQDRDFFLFTDVLIIAKSKSPTHFKMKAQVCVGEMWTAQCMEDVCEGSTNPERSFVIGWPTCNCVVTFSSEVQKERWLSMLKSRIKEEKEKDDPKTIPLKVFGKGIGSCAQAVCKTLGVSNSDSTNEVVRLALQQFGVTSCVKDYQLWVSSKRDNAPYPLIGHEFPFSIQMSHMREPLSQPGRRDTVPPPDRQRAMHRDQVQVDKQCQFILKTRCSSTTTTPVIDPAQKPFKRRRSLINWAFWKGSNPNLHSSSTNLSSPAPGYLFGQSLSTICWDNSLPKPVMDMLVFLYNEGPFTRGIFRRSAGARACRELRDRLDSGAQDVPLTREHVFIIAAVFKDFLRNIPGSLLCSDLYEQWMDVMEEAESEEEEQAQDITRLIGLLPKENALLLRHVVAVLHGIQENAHDNQMNAFNLSVCIAPSMLWAPGPSSPEVEGEGAKKVCDLVRYMIEHCQEVLGEDVTSVFGGLPRKRAESDVSSFHLTDSSYDSLENMLNDDSSESPCLHTSRRRWRAKPLQGSLDSVLTLSDCDLEQPDLDTDPDTTDPQSGNHHHRDTITQPGSGNLLQPSTPARGRTRKLSPAAPRSSCPSPPAPRRGGRRCSEPAIGYSVSSFVARLAGNTDRLGSIDDLAGGGEMFHSLRKDGQTHGPTHTGEWNGSKGVCEGSGSQGAQTRRRDASNSSLSSPPTSPIPTRSSVDSLDSLLSHSSIQSAPFWQPRAGPNAARLTPSPAPPVPPAPPGPPVPLTPISSPTSTHSLPIPTPAPGQGLSPNISPPKEIPSWGTLKGCRGLHSNTWLKRGRRLSLSQQEDEGGVVGSTNNTLPTSKSYQDKGGLKQSSEDPPKSSLASCPPKAGGLQNRGRVTKYRRSSQGSVSPPSRQRSQEHFHSCRSPCYQSTDRPLTVKELREIHSRACAASNTGYDVTNQGSRTPPQHVFFGQGGPSLSLARQKSHSLAPGMEGLSGGRCSQRRSSEPGAAHLGEALVLDKASHPERFHREAKLGQRSKSVDGSQDLGLKVSDTDRSGAPKFCLSPSATKAVRDYFSSHTHSNPHSGQQVALALIQGQRERLRRCSDPMLEPDFDQLLFAEESYV